GGCAGCCGCGACGCGCGCGCAGCACGGTCAGCAGCGTGGAGCCCTGGCGCGCGCAGGTCACTGCCTGGGTCGAGGAAGGCGTGCAGGGCACCACCATCCACGCCGCGCTCAAGCGCAACCACGGCTACACGGGCAGCTATTCGGCGGTGTACCGCATGATCGCCGGCATCCATAGCGCGCAGGTGCCCGAGGCGACCGTGCGGCTGCACTTCGCGCCGGGGGAAGCCGCACAGGTCGACTTCGGCGCCGGGCCGATGCTGCGCGATGCCGATGGCGTCGAGCGGCGCACCTGGGCGTTCGTGATGACGCTGTGCTTCAGCCGTCATCAGTATGTCGAGTTCGTCTGGGACCAGTCAGTCGCCACCTGGCTGGGCTGCCACCGGCGCGCCTTCGAGTGGTTCGGTGCCGTGCCCCGGCGCCTGATCATCGACAACGCCAAGTGCGCGATCACGCGGGCCTGCGCCAACGATCCGCTTGTCCAGCGCGCCTACGGCGAGTGCGCGCTGGGCTACGGGTTCAAGATCGATCCATGCCCGCCGCATGACCCGCAGAAGAAGGGCATCGTCGAGGCCGGCGTGAAGTTCGTCAAGCGCGGGTTCCTGCCGCTGCGCGAGATCCGCGACATCGCCGACCTGAACGCGCAGGCGCGCCAATGGGTGATGAACGAGGCCGGCGAGCGCATCCACGGCACCACACGCAAGGCACCGCTGGAGCTGTTCGCGCTGGAGCGTCACACGCTGCTGCCGCTGCCCGTCATCGCCCCGGACCT
Above is a genomic segment from Rhodocyclaceae bacterium containing:
- a CDS encoding IS21 family transposase produces the protein MFQYRQALARLRAGDTDRELARSGLMGREKVAAFRAIAAEQGWLAPDRALPEEGELAALLGQPRRARSTVSSVEPWRAQVTAWVEEGVQGTTIHAALKRNHGYTGSYSAVYRMIAGIHSAQVPEATVRLHFAPGEAAQVDFGAGPMLRDADGVERRTWAFVMTLCFSRHQYVEFVWDQSVATWLGCHRRAFEWFGAVPRRLIIDNAKCAITRACANDPLVQRAYGECALGYGFKIDPCPPHDPQKKGIVEAGVKFVKRGFLPLREIRDIADLNAQARQWVMNEAGERIHGTTRKAPLELFALERHTLLPLPVIAPDLGTWHRATLHRDCHLKLDTSLYSAPFTLVGQRLWIKVSDCSVAIFHHYQHLHTHPRAQRRGERITVRDHLPPDAAAFLAHDREYCLKQASAVGTACAAFISALFGDAILERLRSAQNVLRLEQTYGPARLEAACARALAFDTLQYRWVKNILVGGHDHLSLPSLAPAQAYAAAARFTRNAQDLFTAQPGRLQ